A region of Paenibacillus sp. 37 DNA encodes the following proteins:
- a CDS encoding glycoside hydrolase family 27 protein: protein MSNNQVLGFAPALGWNSWNTFTWDINEQLIRDVADVFVSEGYLAAGYEYIVIDDCWSLKERDASGNLVADPEKFPSGMKALSDYIHNKGLKFGMYSCVGTHTCAGYPGSFEHEFQDAALFAEWGVDYLKYDYCFKPRHISGELLYKRMSLALKNCGRDILFSACNWGADDVYDWIRESGAHMYRSTGDIRDNWDSVKELALSQLGKQSYTGSFCHNDMDMLIVGMYGGSNNDYIGSIGGCNDIEYKTHFSLWSMMGSPLMIGCDMRKANQITKDILLNPDLIAINQDVEARGAYRIKPEPQWFHTDDVFMLVKVLTDGDLAIGFFNLSDSQRELSLQFWDMGLPYAAGYALSLYDCWEHKELGVFRERFAPVVAAHDCLIVRAKLVK, encoded by the coding sequence ATGAGCAACAATCAAGTGTTAGGCTTTGCCCCTGCCTTGGGCTGGAATTCGTGGAATACCTTTACGTGGGATATTAACGAACAATTAATTCGGGATGTCGCTGATGTGTTTGTATCGGAAGGTTATCTGGCCGCTGGTTACGAGTATATTGTCATTGATGATTGCTGGAGCCTGAAGGAACGTGATGCGAGCGGCAATCTGGTGGCGGACCCGGAGAAATTCCCGAGTGGAATGAAAGCGCTCTCTGATTATATCCATAACAAAGGACTAAAGTTCGGCATGTATTCATGCGTGGGTACGCATACATGTGCCGGGTATCCAGGCAGCTTTGAGCATGAATTCCAGGATGCTGCCCTTTTTGCCGAATGGGGCGTTGATTATTTGAAGTATGACTACTGCTTCAAGCCGCGCCATATCTCAGGAGAGCTGCTGTACAAACGGATGAGCCTTGCGCTCAAAAACTGCGGACGCGATATCCTGTTCTCCGCCTGCAATTGGGGAGCTGATGACGTATACGATTGGATACGGGAATCGGGCGCTCATATGTACCGCTCCACCGGTGATATCCGTGACAATTGGGATTCAGTGAAGGAACTTGCCCTGTCCCAACTCGGGAAACAAAGCTACACTGGCTCTTTCTGCCATAACGACATGGATATGCTAATCGTTGGTATGTACGGTGGAAGCAACAATGATTATATTGGTAGCATCGGCGGATGCAACGACATCGAATATAAAACCCACTTCTCACTCTGGTCCATGATGGGTTCCCCATTAATGATCGGATGTGACATGCGCAAAGCTAACCAGATTACAAAGGATATTCTCCTTAATCCTGACCTGATCGCTATCAATCAGGATGTAGAAGCACGCGGAGCTTACCGCATTAAACCAGAACCGCAATGGTTTCACACAGACGATGTATTTATGCTGGTGAAAGTACTCACGGATGGTGATCTAGCTATTGGTTTCTTCAACCTGAGCGACAGCCAGCGGGAATTGTCTTTGCAATTTTGGGATATGGGTCTGCCTTACGCTGCCGGTTATGCCCTGTCCCTGTATGACTGCTGGGAACATAAAGAGCTTGGCGTATTCCGTGAACGCTTCGCTCCCGTTGTCGCAGCACATGATTGTTTAATTGTGCGTGCGAAACTGGTGAAATAG
- a CDS encoding DNA alkylation repair protein, whose product MNLDEVMQELEALGKERTKKIYISNGAHEPLFGVATGAMKPMAKRIKKDQPLAEQLYATGNYDAMYFAGVIADPQAMTEDDFDRWIDAAYFYMISDFIVAVTLAETDIAQEVSDKWIASGDELKMSAGWSCYCWLLGSRKDAEFSENKLMEMLEQVKKTIHDSPERTKYSMNNFLYTVATSYQPLHDQAVETAKAVGPVEVNKDMPKSKLLNASENIQKAVDKGRTGFKRKYVRC is encoded by the coding sequence ATGAATCTAGATGAAGTAATGCAGGAGCTTGAAGCGTTGGGCAAAGAACGAACGAAAAAAATCTATATTTCCAATGGTGCGCATGAACCGTTATTTGGCGTGGCAACCGGGGCGATGAAACCAATGGCGAAGCGAATCAAAAAGGATCAACCTTTGGCGGAGCAACTATATGCAACGGGGAATTATGATGCGATGTACTTTGCAGGCGTGATAGCCGATCCTCAAGCGATGACAGAAGATGATTTCGACCGTTGGATTGACGCTGCTTATTTTTACATGATCTCTGACTTCATCGTTGCCGTTACGCTGGCGGAGACGGATATTGCTCAAGAAGTTTCGGATAAGTGGATCGCCAGCGGAGATGAATTGAAAATGTCAGCAGGATGGAGCTGTTACTGTTGGTTGCTCGGCAGTCGAAAGGATGCTGAATTTTCGGAGAATAAACTGATGGAGATGCTGGAACAGGTGAAAAAGACGATTCACGACTCTCCGGAACGAACGAAATATTCGATGAACAACTTCCTGTATACAGTCGCGACATCCTATCAACCGTTGCACGATCAGGCAGTGGAGACAGCCAAGGCTGTGGGACCTGTCGAAGTGAACAAGGACATGCCCAAGAGCAAGCTGCTGAATGCCTCTGAGAATATCCAAAAGGCAGTGGATAAAGGGCGAACGGGCTTCAAGCGTAAATATGTAAGATGCTGA
- a CDS encoding TetR/AcrR family transcriptional regulator, translating into MPYPKGHKIKVRGKIVESAARAFRTNGIQEVSVPFIMKGAGLTHGGFYSHFDNKEQLVAEACEYAISDTITLLKNVADQEEQNSKINKVIDYYLSPYHRDQTEMSCIFPALSSEISRSSEEIRQVFTHELERMITFISNLAEIDMSSGRALFSTMVGSLVLARSVSDPELSDSFLSAGRQQAKEMVKRKDM; encoded by the coding sequence ATGCCCTATCCTAAAGGACATAAGATAAAAGTACGAGGTAAGATTGTTGAAAGTGCGGCTCGAGCTTTTCGCACCAATGGTATCCAGGAAGTGAGTGTCCCGTTTATTATGAAGGGAGCTGGATTAACTCACGGAGGGTTCTATTCACATTTTGACAACAAGGAACAATTGGTTGCCGAAGCCTGTGAATATGCCATTAGTGATACCATTACACTTCTAAAGAACGTGGCTGATCAGGAAGAGCAGAATTCCAAAATTAATAAAGTAATCGATTATTATTTGAGTCCGTATCACCGCGACCAAACGGAAATGAGCTGTATTTTCCCCGCCCTTTCCAGCGAAATATCCCGTTCGTCCGAAGAAATTCGGCAGGTGTTCACCCATGAATTAGAGCGGATGATCACTTTTATCTCCAATCTGGCTGAGATCGATATGTCCAGCGGTCGTGCACTGTTCAGTACAATGGTTGGTTCGCTTGTACTTGCACGCTCTGTTAGTGATCCTGAGCTTAGCGACAGCTTTCTCTCGGCGGGCAGACAGCAAGCCAAAGAAATGGTTAAAAGAAAAGATATGTAA
- the lpdA gene encoding dihydrolipoyl dehydrogenase, with the protein MSKLKSVDTLVIGSGPGGYVAALRSSQLGMKTAIVERKQLGGVCTHVGCIPSKALIAESHRYDWFRQFNQADAAATFKTAQDFKQGVVDKQAGGVHYLLKTAGVNILEGEASLVDEHTAMIQQAGQEQSISFKNLILATGSRPIELPAFPVGGRILSSTEALSLQEVPSSLIVIGGGYIGVELGQMYAKFGTKVTILEGGAQVLPGFEGELAAPVVKQLKADGIQIVNGAIAEKVEHNADSVTLHYSKNQEQQQVTAEYVLVTIGRKPNTDGQLGLERIGVLVTNKGLVETDEQCRTVIPHIYAIGDITAGPALAHKASYEAKVAAEAIAGLTSKVDYKVIPLVVFSDPEISSVGVSETEANAQAVPVVIGKSSFGINGRALALREPEGFVKIVADPTTGIVIGAQIVGVEASTLISELALAIEMGATVEDLAMTIHPHPTLGEVIMEAAENAVTKIKKQK; encoded by the coding sequence ATGAGCAAGCTTAAATCTGTGGATACGTTAGTTATTGGATCAGGTCCAGGTGGTTATGTGGCGGCGCTTCGTTCTTCGCAGTTGGGGATGAAAACGGCGATTGTTGAACGTAAACAGCTCGGCGGGGTCTGTACACATGTGGGTTGCATACCATCCAAAGCTTTAATTGCGGAATCGCATCGCTATGATTGGTTCAGACAGTTCAATCAAGCTGACGCGGCAGCGACATTTAAGACTGCTCAGGATTTTAAACAGGGGGTTGTGGATAAACAGGCAGGTGGCGTCCACTATTTGTTAAAGACTGCGGGTGTTAACATTCTGGAAGGAGAGGCCAGTCTGGTGGATGAGCACACAGCCATGATCCAGCAAGCTGGGCAGGAGCAAAGCATTTCTTTTAAAAATCTCATACTGGCAACGGGGTCTCGTCCAATTGAATTGCCAGCATTTCCAGTTGGAGGTCGCATCTTATCTTCCACTGAAGCATTATCTCTACAGGAGGTTCCGAGTAGTCTGATTGTGATCGGCGGAGGTTATATTGGGGTGGAGCTTGGACAGATGTATGCCAAATTCGGAACCAAGGTAACGATTCTGGAGGGAGGCGCACAAGTATTGCCTGGATTCGAGGGGGAACTTGCAGCCCCTGTAGTCAAACAATTGAAGGCGGACGGCATCCAGATCGTAAACGGAGCGATTGCCGAAAAGGTGGAGCACAATGCGGATTCCGTTACACTGCATTATTCAAAAAATCAGGAGCAGCAACAAGTTACAGCAGAATATGTACTGGTTACAATCGGCAGAAAACCCAATACAGACGGCCAGTTAGGACTGGAACGCATAGGTGTGCTCGTAACGAACAAAGGACTGGTTGAGACGGATGAACAGTGCAGAACGGTTATCCCTCACATTTACGCTATTGGAGATATTACAGCCGGTCCGGCACTTGCCCACAAGGCATCCTATGAAGCCAAAGTAGCTGCAGAAGCCATTGCTGGTCTTACCTCCAAAGTGGATTACAAGGTAATTCCGCTTGTCGTGTTTTCTGATCCGGAGATATCCAGTGTTGGGGTAAGTGAGACGGAAGCCAATGCACAGGCCGTTCCGGTGGTTATTGGGAAATCTTCTTTCGGGATTAACGGAAGAGCATTGGCATTAAGAGAACCCGAAGGATTTGTGAAAATAGTGGCAGACCCGACCACAGGAATTGTCATTGGTGCGCAAATCGTAGGCGTGGAGGCATCCACACTGATATCGGAGCTCGCACTCGCAATTGAGATGGGGGCAACCGTGGAAGATCTGGCCATGACGATTCATCCTCATCCGACTTTGGGAGAAGTGATCATGGAGGCAGCCGAGAATGCGGTCACCAAAATTAAAAAGCAAAAATAG
- a CDS encoding HlyD family efflux transporter periplasmic adaptor subunit → MKIKAGLYIGIAMVVIIGGSLLTVKGKDAVSQAESRKQGILESEQTTLYYQNSPGTIAEVGASTGDSVKEGEVLFKVKSAGEGDVDVLAPYDGLVDRVAVSKGDQVQGGVSLAVVQKNTYYTDLYIQESEIQQLAVNQSIDVHFPYLDQPTQVKGSVTSISTAPQFANLRMSREKGQADLSMFLVRISMDSNTELLPGMTAEVKLDEITD, encoded by the coding sequence ATGAAGATAAAAGCAGGTTTGTATATCGGAATTGCGATGGTGGTTATTATTGGAGGTTCACTTCTTACGGTTAAAGGGAAGGATGCTGTAAGTCAGGCCGAGAGCCGGAAACAAGGCATACTTGAGTCAGAGCAAACGACTTTATATTATCAGAATAGTCCCGGGACGATTGCAGAGGTTGGTGCATCTACGGGGGACTCTGTGAAAGAGGGAGAGGTTCTTTTCAAAGTGAAATCAGCCGGGGAGGGAGATGTGGATGTACTCGCACCGTATGACGGATTGGTTGACCGAGTCGCTGTGAGTAAGGGAGATCAAGTACAAGGAGGAGTTTCGCTAGCAGTTGTGCAAAAGAATACGTATTACACCGACCTTTACATACAGGAAAGTGAAATTCAACAGCTTGCAGTGAATCAAAGCATTGATGTTCATTTTCCATATTTGGATCAGCCAACGCAGGTGAAGGGGAGCGTCACTTCCATCTCAACTGCTCCTCAGTTCGCAAATTTGCGGATGTCCCGGGAAAAAGGGCAAGCCGATTTGAGTATGTTTTTGGTCCGGATATCGATGGATTCGAATACTGAATTGCTTCCGGGGATGACAGCAGAGGTGAAACTTGATGAAATCACTGATTGA
- a CDS encoding ABC transporter permease codes for MKSLIDEWKYVIGSKYIRLIFIGPMIAALFFGLMFSQNQLNKSPVVVIDEDHSEYSRQLISKINASQYMSVKSVYASRMSPETLLANEQAVAIIMLPNQLGLRQQQGKSTNIGILMDNTMPSGLTGIRTAIQEIIQTENMTLSMTRLIQKGMDTETAKGIVSPLSLQQRMLFNPTSSYVGFMVLGFVNIVVLMITTSAAGSIVPRLRQEGKLFANGKSPFQLWVRSVPYAALSSLSLLLSYGLLKQVGGMRFEAEAYLFIIPLVVYAFALSLMGMLIGYTAKDMSKVSLRTSLVLYPSFLATGIQLTPLAFPEPFQMFAWALPMNWLNRLIRGMAFRDGTLTAYSQELGALLIIIGGVSLFMGLLFLRETRKVSSSRAPLLNTDILLSSN; via the coding sequence ATGAAATCACTGATTGACGAGTGGAAGTACGTCATAGGAAGTAAGTATATACGGCTAATTTTTATTGGGCCAATGATTGCAGCCTTATTTTTTGGATTAATGTTCTCGCAGAATCAACTCAATAAATCACCAGTTGTGGTCATTGATGAGGATCATAGCGAATATTCACGGCAATTGATCTCCAAAATAAATGCGTCACAATACATGAGCGTCAAGAGCGTATATGCGAGCCGAATGAGTCCTGAAACATTACTTGCCAACGAGCAGGCTGTAGCGATCATTATGCTTCCCAATCAGTTGGGATTGCGTCAACAACAAGGGAAATCGACGAATATAGGTATCTTGATGGATAACACGATGCCCTCGGGGTTGACTGGTATTCGCACTGCGATTCAGGAGATCATCCAGACGGAAAATATGACCCTTTCCATGACACGTCTGATCCAAAAAGGGATGGATACCGAGACAGCTAAAGGAATCGTGTCACCGTTATCCCTTCAGCAGCGGATGCTGTTTAATCCAACCTCCAGTTATGTCGGTTTTATGGTGCTTGGATTTGTAAATATCGTAGTATTGATGATTACAACAAGTGCAGCGGGATCGATTGTACCTCGGCTTCGTCAGGAAGGGAAACTGTTTGCCAACGGAAAGTCACCTTTTCAACTATGGGTTCGGAGTGTACCTTACGCTGCGTTGAGTTCACTTTCACTGCTTCTATCCTATGGATTGTTAAAACAGGTGGGGGGAATGCGGTTTGAAGCAGAGGCTTATCTTTTTATCATTCCGTTAGTTGTTTATGCTTTTGCCTTGTCACTCATGGGTATGCTGATTGGATACACTGCCAAAGATATGTCGAAAGTAAGCCTTCGAACCAGCTTGGTATTGTATCCCTCCTTTCTGGCTACGGGAATTCAATTAACGCCGCTGGCGTTCCCAGAACCGTTCCAAATGTTCGCATGGGCATTACCCATGAACTGGCTTAACCGTCTGATTCGTGGAATGGCGTTTAGGGACGGGACGCTGACAGCCTACAGTCAGGAGTTGGGGGCATTGCTGATTATTATTGGCGGAGTGTCCTTGTTCATGGGATTACTGTTTCTGCGGGAAACAAGGAAAGTTTCTTCCAGCAGAGCACCCCTGTTGAATACGGATATATTGCTGAGCAGTAATTAA
- a CDS encoding DUF4317 domain-containing protein encodes MNKKEVAHIRKQFKLDHDLLNIYDILNVYITKETNEVYHWERHPFELVDREKQELYMGNFKKLLTGDLDQKLFELKFQEAAEDPAQVLLHQALVTGDPDEWQDLMLLLVDRMLVDTKFERDMVATFVRGQYYLPTKARNEATEESEKNEVFAHPFILCSVNSTEKQRKTLLFDYVEREFKYNIIVDPIIKLSTPEQGFLYPSVTDNYSDVNRVLYCTGKSNFPDPHFVENVLNGERSVTALEERAIFEDIVKEVAGEQLDSATIAHVYEEINRVIEINEESHEEEPPKLDYKDLERVLTASGIEDLTTEKVERAFETIVDNKNYEMKATSVMPKFTSKSIKIETKVATISVSPQDLRYVKQVNYQGRRCIMIEVDEDVVIEGFTLNTEKLINE; translated from the coding sequence ATGAATAAAAAAGAAGTCGCGCACATACGCAAGCAATTTAAACTCGATCACGATCTACTGAATATTTACGATATTCTCAACGTGTATATTACGAAGGAAACGAATGAGGTCTATCACTGGGAGCGTCATCCGTTCGAACTGGTGGACAGAGAGAAGCAGGAGCTGTACATGGGCAATTTCAAAAAATTGCTGACAGGTGATTTGGATCAGAAGTTGTTTGAGTTGAAGTTCCAGGAAGCGGCGGAGGACCCGGCACAGGTATTGCTTCACCAGGCTCTGGTAACAGGTGATCCGGATGAATGGCAGGATCTGATGCTGCTGCTCGTGGATCGAATGTTGGTGGATACGAAGTTTGAGCGGGACATGGTAGCTACGTTTGTGCGTGGACAGTATTATCTGCCGACCAAGGCTAGAAACGAAGCCACGGAAGAGAGTGAGAAGAATGAGGTGTTCGCCCATCCGTTCATTCTGTGCAGCGTAAATTCCACGGAGAAACAGCGGAAGACACTCTTGTTTGATTACGTGGAGAGAGAATTCAAATACAACATTATTGTCGATCCGATTATCAAATTAAGCACGCCAGAGCAAGGATTCTTGTACCCTAGCGTGACGGACAACTACTCCGATGTGAATCGTGTACTATATTGTACAGGGAAATCCAATTTCCCGGATCCGCATTTTGTTGAAAATGTATTGAATGGAGAAAGATCCGTAACCGCACTGGAAGAACGGGCGATCTTCGAAGATATCGTCAAGGAAGTGGCCGGTGAACAGCTCGATTCAGCCACCATTGCACATGTATACGAGGAGATCAACCGAGTCATCGAGATTAACGAAGAGTCCCATGAGGAAGAACCTCCGAAGCTGGATTATAAAGATCTGGAACGTGTACTGACCGCAAGTGGTATAGAGGATCTGACAACGGAGAAAGTAGAACGTGCCTTCGAAACGATCGTTGACAACAAGAACTATGAGATGAAGGCGACCAGTGTTATGCCGAAGTTTACGTCCAAATCCATTAAGATCGAAACCAAGGTTGCTACGATTTCGGTTAGCCCGCAAGACCTGAGATATGTGAAACAGGTGAACTATCAAGGCAGACGTTGCATCATGATTGAAGTGGACGAAGATGTTGTGATTGAAGGCTTTACCCTTAACACAGAAAAACTTATAAATGAGTGA
- a CDS encoding response regulator, producing the protein MMKVIIVDDEDLSLKRLNRILTESGEVEVSRAFHDPEEACEYAAENSFDAAFLDITMPRISGMHLIGELRKHHPSLPIVLVTGYEEYAVQAFDKEVIDYVIKPVTAERLNRSIQRLQEKLHKSVTTPEPAVPEPKLNVRLFGEFTVFGGVGADSPIKLRTPKTEELLAFLLYTKSTTRDALADTLWKDLSPQKAWTNINSTLYYVRRAIGDNSDVPIILKDRNGIRIDREAINCDLYEFEVLFRQMRQASVHRPDLFERMDTLYTGELLKGRHYEWAFAWSRQLELDFIMTMETAAHYHAKEGEPLRALYYFERILQIDSIREDIHREIILLYLSLGRRTEAQRQYLVLEELLREELDSSPAADIKQLLRQS; encoded by the coding sequence ATGATGAAAGTCATCATCGTGGATGATGAGGATTTGTCGCTGAAGCGACTGAATCGCATTTTGACAGAAAGTGGAGAAGTTGAAGTATCTCGCGCATTTCACGACCCGGAGGAAGCCTGTGAATATGCAGCAGAGAATAGCTTCGATGCGGCATTTCTGGACATTACGATGCCTCGCATCTCGGGAATGCACCTCATTGGTGAATTACGTAAACATCACCCTTCGCTCCCCATCGTGCTGGTGACCGGATATGAGGAATATGCGGTGCAGGCCTTCGACAAAGAGGTGATCGATTACGTTATTAAACCAGTCACGGCAGAGCGACTGAACCGCAGCATTCAGCGGTTGCAGGAAAAGCTTCACAAGTCCGTGACAACGCCCGAGCCAGCGGTGCCTGAACCGAAACTGAACGTTCGTCTGTTCGGTGAATTCACCGTGTTCGGTGGAGTCGGAGCAGACAGCCCCATCAAGCTTAGAACGCCCAAAACGGAAGAGTTACTCGCATTCTTGCTATATACCAAATCGACTACCCGTGATGCGCTGGCCGATACGTTGTGGAAGGACCTCAGTCCGCAGAAGGCCTGGACGAACATCAATTCCACGCTGTACTATGTGCGACGTGCTATCGGGGATAACAGTGACGTGCCGATCATTCTTAAGGACAGGAATGGTATCCGTATCGACCGGGAAGCGATCAACTGTGATCTGTACGAGTTCGAGGTTTTGTTCCGGCAGATGCGTCAGGCCTCGGTACATCGCCCCGATCTCTTCGAGCGGATGGACACGTTGTATACGGGTGAACTCCTGAAAGGAAGGCATTATGAGTGGGCTTTCGCATGGTCCAGACAGCTGGAACTGGATTTCATTATGACGATGGAAACTGCTGCCCACTATCACGCGAAGGAAGGCGAGCCGCTAAGGGCGCTGTATTATTTTGAACGTATCCTCCAGATTGACTCGATTCGGGAAGATATCCATCGCGAGATCATCCTGCTGTATCTGTCCCTCGGACGAAGAACCGAAGCGCAGCGCCAATATCTTGTTCTGGAGGAATTGCTCAGAGAGGAGCTCGACTCCAGTCCGGCAGCAGATATCAAACAACTGTTGCGACAATCATGA